In Xiphophorus maculatus strain JP 163 A chromosome 15, X_maculatus-5.0-male, whole genome shotgun sequence, the following are encoded in one genomic region:
- the epb41l2 gene encoding band 4.1-like protein 2 isoform X1 gives MTTEAGSETEVKEKAEESPAQPDQSETAKEESQEIANVEGEEKEKGKEKEKEGKEGKGITRYLPTWFKKQKSQSQTSPTKEVPATEEPVSKGVEGEEEPAPEVNGHAEEVEEKEEVKSEEVKEATQPESNSNVSADTEPLAKEEKVEDTTSKSPEKTKETADGEGAEEEEKKKEPEGHVEAETDGGENQTSIFQSPLRLVRKNKMKVVVCHVTLLDGTDFTCEVEQKRAKGQYLFFKVCEHLNLLEKDYFGLMYKDNHDEKCWLDPTKEIKRQIRSNNWQFAFGVKFYPPDPSQLTEDITRYLLCLQLREDVASGRLPCSFVTHALLGSYTLQAELGDHEPDQPRPLDFISQLTFAPNQNKEMEEKILELHKSHRGMTPAQADLQFLENAKKLSMYGVDLHHAKDSEAVDIMLGVCANGLLVYKDRLRINRFAWPKILKISYKRNNFYIKIRPGETEQFESTVGFKLQNHRSAKRLWKVCVENHSFFRLNAPEPPTKARFLTLGSKFRYSGRTQAQTRLASSLIDRPAPSFERTSSKRISRSLDGAPVISITEAGSETAENGRDHRLELHSDSKAEEVDLSPADVEAMPSQQQSPGRAEPASSQDLDKTQDEVLKHQASISQLKRSFMEAPPPSPPQPNQWEKRLTSSPATIRVQQQQVVSVPQTEAASADNTSSETKEPAKTTEVEIEETVVIQEVSRAPKPVVVTVTADPPAASPTEHEPQDQKVKVEEEAVVVEEVSPAKPEKASSDSESEEEAEYHPNVPASISQSQIPEGKEEEEQMKEEEEEQKQASAPVVPSLPVEVSQPASAPVVPSLPVEVSQPAEEMSQEEEESKKEEMQVEEKKDDQEEKESGRETEDSTDDPMVTPEEEPEGLMLPEESAEAAPTEEPEQPKMNGEASLVEVDPRPQVICCSEPPVVKTEMVTISDTFAAQKTEIATKEVPIVHTETKTITYEAAQLDGNGDGEPGVLMTAQTITSESLCTTTTTHITKTLKGGLSETRIEKRIVITGDCDIDHDQALAQAIKEAKEQHPDMSVTRVVVHKETELAEEED, from the exons atgacaacagaagCGGGCTCTGAGACAGAGGTgaaggagaaagcagaggagtcACCTGCTCAGCCGGACCAATCGGAGACGGCCAAGGAAGAGAGCCAGGAAATAGCAAACGTTGAGGGAGAGGAGAAGGAAAAGgggaaagagaaggaaaaagagGGCAAAGAAGGCAAAGGGATAACTCGATACTTGCCAACATGGTTTAAGAAGCAGAAATCTCAAAGCCAG ACATCTCCAACAAAGGAGGTCCCAGCAACAGAGGAACCCGTCAGCAAGGGGgtagagggagaggaggagccTGCCCCGGAGGTGAACGGCCACGCCGaggaagtggaagagaaagaggaagtgaaGTCAGAGGAAGTCAAGGAAGCAACACAGCCTGAATCTAATTCCAACGTCAGTGCAGACACTGAG CCGCTGGCAAAGGAAGAGAAGGTGGAAGACACCACTTCAAAAAGTCCGGAGAAAACCAAAGAGACTGCAGACGGAgaaggagcagaggaggaggagaagaagaaggagccAGAAGGACACGTAGAGGCTGAAACAGACGGAGGAGAAAACCAGACTTCGATTTTCCAGTCTCCTCTTCGCCTGGTGAGGAAGAACAAAATGAAGGTGGTGGTGTGTCACGTTACCCTCCTGGATGGGACTGACTTCACCTGCGAGGTGGAG CAGAAACGAGCTAAGGGGCAGTACTTGTTCTTCAAGGTGTGTGAGCACCTAAATCTGTTGGAGAAGGACTACTTTGGCCTGATGTACAAGGACAACCATGATGAGAAG TGTTGGTTGGACCCCACAAAGGAGATTAAGAGACAAATTCGCA GTAACAACTGGCAGTTTGCATTCGGTGTCAAGTTTTACCCTCCTGACCCATCACAGCTTACTGAGGACATCACAAG GTACCTTTTGTGTCTGCAGCTGCGGGAGGATGTTGCTTCTGGACGGCTGCCTTGCTCATTCGTCACTCACGCTCTGCTGGGGTCATACACATTGCAG GCCGAATTAGGCGACCATGAACCCGACCAACCTCGCCCTTTGGACTTCATCAGTCAGCTGACGTTTGCGCCCAATCAGAACAAAGAGATGGAGGAGAAGATTCTTGAACTCCACAAATCCCACAG GGGAATGACACCAGCACAGGCAGACCTCCAGTTTCTAGAAAATGCCAAGAAGCTCTCCATGTACGGAGTGGATCTGCACCACGCCAag GATTCAGAAGCAGTGGACATCATGCTGGGTGTGTGCGCCAACGGACTCTTGGTGTACAAAGACAGGCTTCGGATAAATCGATTTGCTTGGCCCAAAATACTCAAGATATCGTACAAGAGGAACAACTTCTACATCAAGATCAGACCAGGAGAG ACGGAGCAGTTTGAGAGCACCGTGGGATTCAAGCTCCAGAATCATCGATCTGCTAAAAGGCTGTGGAAGGTCTGCGTAGAAAACCACAGCTTCTTCAG GTTAAACGCGCCGGAGCCTCCTACCAAGGCCCGCTTTCTGACGCTGGGATCCAAGTTCCGCTACAGCGGGCGAACGCAGGCCCAGACCCGGCTGGCCAGTTCCCTCATAGACCGACCCGCACCCAGCTTCGAACGCACCTCCTCGAAACGCATCAGCCGCAGCCTGGACGGAG CACCGGTGATCAGCATAACTGAGGCTGGAAGTGAGACAGCGGAGAACGGACGGGATCACCGTCTAGAGCTCCACTCTGACTCCAAG GCTGAGGAGGTGGACTTGAGCCCTGCCGATGTGGAAGCCATGCCCTCCCAG CAACAGTCACCTGGACGTGCTGAGCCTGCCTCCTCTCAG GACCTCGATAAGACCCAAGACGAGGTTCTGAAACACCAGGCTAGCATTAGCCAGCTCAAGCGCTCCTTTATGGAGGCgcctcctccctctcctccccaGCCCAACCAGTGGGAGAAACGTCTCACCTCCTCTCCTGCTACGATACGCGTCCAGCAGCAACAAGTG GTCAGTGTGCCGCAAACCGAAGCAGCTTCAGCTGATAACACGAGCTCTGAAACCAAAGAACCTGCAAAG aCCACCGAAGTTGAAATCGAGGAAACTGTTGTCATCCAAGAAGTTTCCAGAGCGCCCAAACCTGTGGTCGTCACGGTTACGGCTGACCCCCCTGCCGCCTCGCCCACTGAGCACGAACCTCAGGACCAGAAAGTGAAGGTCGAAGAGGAAGCGGTGGTGGTGGAGGAAGTAAGCCCCGCGAAGCCGGAGAAGGCGTCCTCTGACAGCGAGAGTGAGGAGGAAGCAGAGTACCATCCAAACGTTCCTGCATCCATCTCTCAATCACAAATACCAGAGgggaaggaagaagaagagcagatgaaggaggaggaagaggagcagaagcaAGCGTCTGCTCCGGTTGTTCCATCTCTTCCAGTGGAGGTCAGCCAGCCTGCATCTGCTCCGGTTGTTCCATCTCTTCCAGTGGAGGTCAGCCAGCCTGCAGAAGAAATGagtcaagaagaagaagaatctaaGAAGGAGGAGATGCAGGTTGAGGAGAAGAAAGACGATCAGGAGGAGAAAGAAAGCGGACGGGAGACGGAGGACAGCACAGATGATCCGATGGTGACCCCCGAAGAGGAGCCGGAGGGCCTCATGCTGCCCGAGGAGAGCGCAGAGGCCGCCCCCACCGAGGAGCCCGAGCAGCCTAAAATGAACGGAGAAGCCTCGCTGGTGGAAGTGGATCCCCGGCCGCAGGTTATTTGTTGCTCTGAG CCGCCTGtggtaaaaacagaaatggtgACTATATCAGACACGTTTGCTGCCCAGAAAACTGAGATAGCCACAAAAGAAGTGCCCATCGTGCACACGGAAACCAAGACCATCACATACGAGGCCGCACAG TTGGATGGTAATGGTGATGGTGAACCCGGAGTGTTGATGACAGCTCAGACAATCACCTCTGAGTCTTTGtgcaccaccaccaccacgcACATTACCAAG ACATTAAAAGGCGGGCTCTCGGAGACGAGGATTGAGAAGCGCATCGTAATCACCGGCGACTGCGACATCGACCACGACCAG GCACTGGCACAGGCCATTAAGGAGGCCAAAGAGCAACATCCTGACATGTCTGTTACCAGAGTGGTTGTTCATAAAGAAACTGAACTGGCTGAGGAGGAGGATTGA
- the epb41l2 gene encoding band 4.1-like protein 2 isoform X13: MTTEAGSETEVKEKAEESPAQPDQSETAKEESQEIANVEGEEKEKGKEKEKEGKEGKGITRYLPTWFKKQKSQSQTSPTKEVPATEEPVSKGVEGEEEPAPEVNGHAEEVEEKEEVKSEEVKEATQPESNSNVSADTEPLAKEEKVEDTTSKSPEKTKETADGEGAEEEEKKKEPEGHVEAETDGGENQTSIFQSPLRLVRKNKMKVVVCHVTLLDGTDFTCEVEQKRAKGQYLFFKVCEHLNLLEKDYFGLMYKDNHDEKCWLDPTKEIKRQIRSNNWQFAFGVKFYPPDPSQLTEDITRYLLCLQLREDVASGRLPCSFVTHALLGSYTLQAELGDHEPDQPRPLDFISQLTFAPNQNKEMEEKILELHKSHRGMTPAQADLQFLENAKKLSMYGVDLHHAKDSEAVDIMLGVCANGLLVYKDRLRINRFAWPKILKISYKRNNFYIKIRPGETEQFESTVGFKLQNHRSAKRLWKVCVENHSFFRLNAPEPPTKARFLTLGSKFRYSGRTQAQTRLASSLIDRPAPSFERTSSKRISRSLDGAPVISITEAGSETAENGRDHRLELHSDSKAEEVDLSPADVEAMPSQQQSPGRAEPASSQDLDKTQDEVLKHQASISQLKRSFMEAPPPSPPQPNQWEKRLTSSPATIRVQQQQVVGPPLCLMVEHYLFSIFVESLLT; the protein is encoded by the exons atgacaacagaagCGGGCTCTGAGACAGAGGTgaaggagaaagcagaggagtcACCTGCTCAGCCGGACCAATCGGAGACGGCCAAGGAAGAGAGCCAGGAAATAGCAAACGTTGAGGGAGAGGAGAAGGAAAAGgggaaagagaaggaaaaagagGGCAAAGAAGGCAAAGGGATAACTCGATACTTGCCAACATGGTTTAAGAAGCAGAAATCTCAAAGCCAG ACATCTCCAACAAAGGAGGTCCCAGCAACAGAGGAACCCGTCAGCAAGGGGgtagagggagaggaggagccTGCCCCGGAGGTGAACGGCCACGCCGaggaagtggaagagaaagaggaagtgaaGTCAGAGGAAGTCAAGGAAGCAACACAGCCTGAATCTAATTCCAACGTCAGTGCAGACACTGAG CCGCTGGCAAAGGAAGAGAAGGTGGAAGACACCACTTCAAAAAGTCCGGAGAAAACCAAAGAGACTGCAGACGGAgaaggagcagaggaggaggagaagaagaaggagccAGAAGGACACGTAGAGGCTGAAACAGACGGAGGAGAAAACCAGACTTCGATTTTCCAGTCTCCTCTTCGCCTGGTGAGGAAGAACAAAATGAAGGTGGTGGTGTGTCACGTTACCCTCCTGGATGGGACTGACTTCACCTGCGAGGTGGAG CAGAAACGAGCTAAGGGGCAGTACTTGTTCTTCAAGGTGTGTGAGCACCTAAATCTGTTGGAGAAGGACTACTTTGGCCTGATGTACAAGGACAACCATGATGAGAAG TGTTGGTTGGACCCCACAAAGGAGATTAAGAGACAAATTCGCA GTAACAACTGGCAGTTTGCATTCGGTGTCAAGTTTTACCCTCCTGACCCATCACAGCTTACTGAGGACATCACAAG GTACCTTTTGTGTCTGCAGCTGCGGGAGGATGTTGCTTCTGGACGGCTGCCTTGCTCATTCGTCACTCACGCTCTGCTGGGGTCATACACATTGCAG GCCGAATTAGGCGACCATGAACCCGACCAACCTCGCCCTTTGGACTTCATCAGTCAGCTGACGTTTGCGCCCAATCAGAACAAAGAGATGGAGGAGAAGATTCTTGAACTCCACAAATCCCACAG GGGAATGACACCAGCACAGGCAGACCTCCAGTTTCTAGAAAATGCCAAGAAGCTCTCCATGTACGGAGTGGATCTGCACCACGCCAag GATTCAGAAGCAGTGGACATCATGCTGGGTGTGTGCGCCAACGGACTCTTGGTGTACAAAGACAGGCTTCGGATAAATCGATTTGCTTGGCCCAAAATACTCAAGATATCGTACAAGAGGAACAACTTCTACATCAAGATCAGACCAGGAGAG ACGGAGCAGTTTGAGAGCACCGTGGGATTCAAGCTCCAGAATCATCGATCTGCTAAAAGGCTGTGGAAGGTCTGCGTAGAAAACCACAGCTTCTTCAG GTTAAACGCGCCGGAGCCTCCTACCAAGGCCCGCTTTCTGACGCTGGGATCCAAGTTCCGCTACAGCGGGCGAACGCAGGCCCAGACCCGGCTGGCCAGTTCCCTCATAGACCGACCCGCACCCAGCTTCGAACGCACCTCCTCGAAACGCATCAGCCGCAGCCTGGACGGAG CACCGGTGATCAGCATAACTGAGGCTGGAAGTGAGACAGCGGAGAACGGACGGGATCACCGTCTAGAGCTCCACTCTGACTCCAAG GCTGAGGAGGTGGACTTGAGCCCTGCCGATGTGGAAGCCATGCCCTCCCAG CAACAGTCACCTGGACGTGCTGAGCCTGCCTCCTCTCAG GACCTCGATAAGACCCAAGACGAGGTTCTGAAACACCAGGCTAGCATTAGCCAGCTCAAGCGCTCCTTTATGGAGGCgcctcctccctctcctccccaGCCCAACCAGTGGGAGAAACGTCTCACCTCCTCTCCTGCTACGATACGCGTCCAGCAGCAACAAGTG GTTGGTCCTCCACTGTGTTTAATGGTTgaacattatttgttttctattttcgTGGAATCACTTCTCACTTAA
- the epb41l2 gene encoding band 4.1-like protein 2 isoform X8, translating to MTTEAGSETEVKEKAEESPAQPDQSETAKEESQEIANVEGEEKEKGKEKEKEGKEGKGITRYLPTWFKKQKSQSQTSPTKEVPATEEPVSKGVEGEEEPAPEVNGHAEEVEEKEEVKSEEVKEATQPESNSNVSADTEPLAKEEKVEDTTSKSPEKTKETADGEGAEEEEKKKEPEGHVEAETDGGENQTSIFQSPLRLVRKNKMKVVVCHVTLLDGTDFTCEVEQKRAKGQYLFFKVCEHLNLLEKDYFGLMYKDNHDEKCWLDPTKEIKRQIRSNNWQFAFGVKFYPPDPSQLTEDITRYLLCLQLREDVASGRLPCSFVTHALLGSYTLQAELGDHEPDQPRPLDFISQLTFAPNQNKEMEEKILELHKSHRGMTPAQADLQFLENAKKLSMYGVDLHHAKDSEAVDIMLGVCANGLLVYKDRLRINRFAWPKILKISYKRNNFYIKIRPGETEQFESTVGFKLQNHRSAKRLWKVCVENHSFFRLNAPEPPTKARFLTLGSKFRYSGRTQAQTRLASSLIDRPAPSFERTSSKRISRSLDGAPVISITEAGSETAENGRDHRLELHSDSKSIFMFPLSFSSSSSLSSIPPSLDSISELDRALSDISEDDDRAEDTEAARSLWSLPSNTLSLFTDQLILADLGHLIQTSSSCQPVSASQTCSSELVKYEEGVTRATASWANLRQWLSLKGVVKLVSFILCFLSVLSKNESRCLPRKIFAGLGEKLNIYFNIFGTKYSTFNLAAFRLHQIMSCLAFLWARFLAFLTHLPLKFKKFVSTLPLYTKQLQFPKVSSIPCPHIVSFSLRSSFSSRPSLPLTTFHSSSFPASVHRYLLNPSPLFLPCLLALFLLVVMLTASQSVVLALILATPLGLTLSYLETAVSSRRKTLLPVSVSHEASKRNLSSGVDQDASALTPTHTHPHTRHHGGMGWTQEMCDPAA from the exons atgacaacagaagCGGGCTCTGAGACAGAGGTgaaggagaaagcagaggagtcACCTGCTCAGCCGGACCAATCGGAGACGGCCAAGGAAGAGAGCCAGGAAATAGCAAACGTTGAGGGAGAGGAGAAGGAAAAGgggaaagagaaggaaaaagagGGCAAAGAAGGCAAAGGGATAACTCGATACTTGCCAACATGGTTTAAGAAGCAGAAATCTCAAAGCCAG ACATCTCCAACAAAGGAGGTCCCAGCAACAGAGGAACCCGTCAGCAAGGGGgtagagggagaggaggagccTGCCCCGGAGGTGAACGGCCACGCCGaggaagtggaagagaaagaggaagtgaaGTCAGAGGAAGTCAAGGAAGCAACACAGCCTGAATCTAATTCCAACGTCAGTGCAGACACTGAG CCGCTGGCAAAGGAAGAGAAGGTGGAAGACACCACTTCAAAAAGTCCGGAGAAAACCAAAGAGACTGCAGACGGAgaaggagcagaggaggaggagaagaagaaggagccAGAAGGACACGTAGAGGCTGAAACAGACGGAGGAGAAAACCAGACTTCGATTTTCCAGTCTCCTCTTCGCCTGGTGAGGAAGAACAAAATGAAGGTGGTGGTGTGTCACGTTACCCTCCTGGATGGGACTGACTTCACCTGCGAGGTGGAG CAGAAACGAGCTAAGGGGCAGTACTTGTTCTTCAAGGTGTGTGAGCACCTAAATCTGTTGGAGAAGGACTACTTTGGCCTGATGTACAAGGACAACCATGATGAGAAG TGTTGGTTGGACCCCACAAAGGAGATTAAGAGACAAATTCGCA GTAACAACTGGCAGTTTGCATTCGGTGTCAAGTTTTACCCTCCTGACCCATCACAGCTTACTGAGGACATCACAAG GTACCTTTTGTGTCTGCAGCTGCGGGAGGATGTTGCTTCTGGACGGCTGCCTTGCTCATTCGTCACTCACGCTCTGCTGGGGTCATACACATTGCAG GCCGAATTAGGCGACCATGAACCCGACCAACCTCGCCCTTTGGACTTCATCAGTCAGCTGACGTTTGCGCCCAATCAGAACAAAGAGATGGAGGAGAAGATTCTTGAACTCCACAAATCCCACAG GGGAATGACACCAGCACAGGCAGACCTCCAGTTTCTAGAAAATGCCAAGAAGCTCTCCATGTACGGAGTGGATCTGCACCACGCCAag GATTCAGAAGCAGTGGACATCATGCTGGGTGTGTGCGCCAACGGACTCTTGGTGTACAAAGACAGGCTTCGGATAAATCGATTTGCTTGGCCCAAAATACTCAAGATATCGTACAAGAGGAACAACTTCTACATCAAGATCAGACCAGGAGAG ACGGAGCAGTTTGAGAGCACCGTGGGATTCAAGCTCCAGAATCATCGATCTGCTAAAAGGCTGTGGAAGGTCTGCGTAGAAAACCACAGCTTCTTCAG GTTAAACGCGCCGGAGCCTCCTACCAAGGCCCGCTTTCTGACGCTGGGATCCAAGTTCCGCTACAGCGGGCGAACGCAGGCCCAGACCCGGCTGGCCAGTTCCCTCATAGACCGACCCGCACCCAGCTTCGAACGCACCTCCTCGAAACGCATCAGCCGCAGCCTGGACGGAG CACCGGTGATCAGCATAACTGAGGCTGGAAGTGAGACAGCGGAGAACGGACGGGATCACCGTCTAGAGCTCCACTCTGACTCCAAG TCAATCTTTATGTTCCCTCTTTCGTTTTCCTCATCATCCTCACTCTCCTCCATCCCCCCTTCGCTCGACTCCATCTCCGAGCTCGACCGCGCCCTTTCCGACATCTCCGAGGACGACGACCGAGCCGAGGACACGGAAGCCGCACGCTCATTGTGGAGCCTCCCCTCAAACACCCTTTCGCTTTTCACCGATCAGCTGATCTTGGCTGATCTTGGACACCTCATTCAAACCTCTTCATCCTGCCAGCCAGTCTCTGCCTCTCAGACATGTAGCTCAGAGCTTGTGAAATACGAGGAGGGTGTAACCAGAGCAACAGCCAGTTGGGCAAATTTGCGACAGTGGCTCTCTCTGAAGGGTGTGGTTAAATTAGTGTCTTTCATCTTGTGTTTTCTCTCGGTTTTAAGCAAGAATGAAAGCAGGTGTCTGCCCAGGAAGATATTTGCAGGGCTAGGAGAGAAGCTGaacatatattttaacatttttggcaCTAAATATTCAACTTTCAACCTAGCTGCATTTAGATTACATCAAATTATGAGCTGTTTAGCATTTCTGTGGGCTCGCTTTCTGGCATTTTTGACTCATCTTCCACTAAAATTCAAGAAGTTTGTCAGCACTCTGCCTTTATACACAAAGCAGCTACAGTTTCCCAAAGTATCCTCCATCCCCTGCCCACATATTGTCTCCTTCTCTTTGCgttcctccttttcttcccgTCCCTCTCTTCCTCTTACCACCTTCCACTCTTCTAGCTTCCCAGCATCTGTCCATCGCTACCTCCTAAACCCCTCCCCTCTCTTCCTCCCATGCCTCTTGGCACTCTTCCTGCTTGTCGTGATGCTGACAGCGAGCCAGTCAGTCGTTTTAGCCCTGATTTTAGCCACACCCCTCGGCCTGACCCTGTCCTACTTGGAGACCGCCGTCTCCAGTCGAAGAAAGACTCTTTTGCCTGTGTCTGTCAGCCACGAGGCAAGCAAGCGTAATTTAAGCTCTGGTGTAGACCAGGACGCCTCCGCTctcacaccgacacacacacaccctcacaccaGGCACCATGGAGGCATGGGCTGGACCCAGGAGATGTGTGATCCTGCGGCATAA
- the epb41l2 gene encoding band 4.1-like protein 2 isoform X7, giving the protein MTTEAGSETEVKEKAEESPAQPDQSETAKEESQEIANVEGEEKEKGKEKEKEGKEGKGITRYLPTWFKKQKSQSQTSPTKEVPATEEPVSKGVEGEEEPAPEVNGHAEEVEEKEEVKSEEVKEATQPESNSNVSADTEPLAKEEKVEDTTSKSPEKTKETADGEGAEEEEKKKEPEGHVEAETDGGENQTSIFQSPLRLVRKNKMKVVVCHVTLLDGTDFTCEVEQKRAKGQYLFFKVCEHLNLLEKDYFGLMYKDNHDEKCWLDPTKEIKRQIRSNNWQFAFGVKFYPPDPSQLTEDITRYLLCLQLREDVASGRLPCSFVTHALLGSYTLQAELGDHEPDQPRPLDFISQLTFAPNQNKEMEEKILELHKSHRGMTPAQADLQFLENAKKLSMYGVDLHHAKDSEAVDIMLGVCANGLLVYKDRLRINRFAWPKILKISYKRNNFYIKIRPGETEQFESTVGFKLQNHRSAKRLWKVCVENHSFFRLNAPEPPTKARFLTLGSKFRYSGRTQAQTRLASSLIDRPAPSFERTSSKRISRSLDGAPVISITEAGSETAENGRDHRLELHSDSKVSVPQTEAASADNTSSETKEPAKTTEVEIEETVVIQEVSRAPKPVVVTVTADPPAASPTEHEPQDQKVKVEEEAVVVEEVSPAKPEKASSDSESEEEAEYHPNVPASISQSQIPEGKEEEEQMKEEEEEQKQASAPVVPSLPVEVSQPASAPVVPSLPVEVSQPAEEMSQEEEESKKEEMQVEEKKDDQEEKESGRETEDSTDDPMVTPEEEPEGLMLPEESAEAAPTEEPEQPKMNGEASLVEVDPRPQVICCSEPPVVKTEMVTISDTFAAQKTEIATKEVPIVHTETKTITYEAAQLDGNGDGEPGVLMTAQTITSESLCTTTTTHITKTLKGGLSETRIEKRIVITGDCDIDHDQALAQAIKEAKEQHPDMSVTRVVVHKETELAEEED; this is encoded by the exons atgacaacagaagCGGGCTCTGAGACAGAGGTgaaggagaaagcagaggagtcACCTGCTCAGCCGGACCAATCGGAGACGGCCAAGGAAGAGAGCCAGGAAATAGCAAACGTTGAGGGAGAGGAGAAGGAAAAGgggaaagagaaggaaaaagagGGCAAAGAAGGCAAAGGGATAACTCGATACTTGCCAACATGGTTTAAGAAGCAGAAATCTCAAAGCCAG ACATCTCCAACAAAGGAGGTCCCAGCAACAGAGGAACCCGTCAGCAAGGGGgtagagggagaggaggagccTGCCCCGGAGGTGAACGGCCACGCCGaggaagtggaagagaaagaggaagtgaaGTCAGAGGAAGTCAAGGAAGCAACACAGCCTGAATCTAATTCCAACGTCAGTGCAGACACTGAG CCGCTGGCAAAGGAAGAGAAGGTGGAAGACACCACTTCAAAAAGTCCGGAGAAAACCAAAGAGACTGCAGACGGAgaaggagcagaggaggaggagaagaagaaggagccAGAAGGACACGTAGAGGCTGAAACAGACGGAGGAGAAAACCAGACTTCGATTTTCCAGTCTCCTCTTCGCCTGGTGAGGAAGAACAAAATGAAGGTGGTGGTGTGTCACGTTACCCTCCTGGATGGGACTGACTTCACCTGCGAGGTGGAG CAGAAACGAGCTAAGGGGCAGTACTTGTTCTTCAAGGTGTGTGAGCACCTAAATCTGTTGGAGAAGGACTACTTTGGCCTGATGTACAAGGACAACCATGATGAGAAG TGTTGGTTGGACCCCACAAAGGAGATTAAGAGACAAATTCGCA GTAACAACTGGCAGTTTGCATTCGGTGTCAAGTTTTACCCTCCTGACCCATCACAGCTTACTGAGGACATCACAAG GTACCTTTTGTGTCTGCAGCTGCGGGAGGATGTTGCTTCTGGACGGCTGCCTTGCTCATTCGTCACTCACGCTCTGCTGGGGTCATACACATTGCAG GCCGAATTAGGCGACCATGAACCCGACCAACCTCGCCCTTTGGACTTCATCAGTCAGCTGACGTTTGCGCCCAATCAGAACAAAGAGATGGAGGAGAAGATTCTTGAACTCCACAAATCCCACAG GGGAATGACACCAGCACAGGCAGACCTCCAGTTTCTAGAAAATGCCAAGAAGCTCTCCATGTACGGAGTGGATCTGCACCACGCCAag GATTCAGAAGCAGTGGACATCATGCTGGGTGTGTGCGCCAACGGACTCTTGGTGTACAAAGACAGGCTTCGGATAAATCGATTTGCTTGGCCCAAAATACTCAAGATATCGTACAAGAGGAACAACTTCTACATCAAGATCAGACCAGGAGAG ACGGAGCAGTTTGAGAGCACCGTGGGATTCAAGCTCCAGAATCATCGATCTGCTAAAAGGCTGTGGAAGGTCTGCGTAGAAAACCACAGCTTCTTCAG GTTAAACGCGCCGGAGCCTCCTACCAAGGCCCGCTTTCTGACGCTGGGATCCAAGTTCCGCTACAGCGGGCGAACGCAGGCCCAGACCCGGCTGGCCAGTTCCCTCATAGACCGACCCGCACCCAGCTTCGAACGCACCTCCTCGAAACGCATCAGCCGCAGCCTGGACGGAG CACCGGTGATCAGCATAACTGAGGCTGGAAGTGAGACAGCGGAGAACGGACGGGATCACCGTCTAGAGCTCCACTCTGACTCCAAG GTCAGTGTGCCGCAAACCGAAGCAGCTTCAGCTGATAACACGAGCTCTGAAACCAAAGAACCTGCAAAG aCCACCGAAGTTGAAATCGAGGAAACTGTTGTCATCCAAGAAGTTTCCAGAGCGCCCAAACCTGTGGTCGTCACGGTTACGGCTGACCCCCCTGCCGCCTCGCCCACTGAGCACGAACCTCAGGACCAGAAAGTGAAGGTCGAAGAGGAAGCGGTGGTGGTGGAGGAAGTAAGCCCCGCGAAGCCGGAGAAGGCGTCCTCTGACAGCGAGAGTGAGGAGGAAGCAGAGTACCATCCAAACGTTCCTGCATCCATCTCTCAATCACAAATACCAGAGgggaaggaagaagaagagcagatgaaggaggaggaagaggagcagaagcaAGCGTCTGCTCCGGTTGTTCCATCTCTTCCAGTGGAGGTCAGCCAGCCTGCATCTGCTCCGGTTGTTCCATCTCTTCCAGTGGAGGTCAGCCAGCCTGCAGAAGAAATGagtcaagaagaagaagaatctaaGAAGGAGGAGATGCAGGTTGAGGAGAAGAAAGACGATCAGGAGGAGAAAGAAAGCGGACGGGAGACGGAGGACAGCACAGATGATCCGATGGTGACCCCCGAAGAGGAGCCGGAGGGCCTCATGCTGCCCGAGGAGAGCGCAGAGGCCGCCCCCACCGAGGAGCCCGAGCAGCCTAAAATGAACGGAGAAGCCTCGCTGGTGGAAGTGGATCCCCGGCCGCAGGTTATTTGTTGCTCTGAG CCGCCTGtggtaaaaacagaaatggtgACTATATCAGACACGTTTGCTGCCCAGAAAACTGAGATAGCCACAAAAGAAGTGCCCATCGTGCACACGGAAACCAAGACCATCACATACGAGGCCGCACAG TTGGATGGTAATGGTGATGGTGAACCCGGAGTGTTGATGACAGCTCAGACAATCACCTCTGAGTCTTTGtgcaccaccaccaccacgcACATTACCAAG ACATTAAAAGGCGGGCTCTCGGAGACGAGGATTGAGAAGCGCATCGTAATCACCGGCGACTGCGACATCGACCACGACCAG GCACTGGCACAGGCCATTAAGGAGGCCAAAGAGCAACATCCTGACATGTCTGTTACCAGAGTGGTTGTTCATAAAGAAACTGAACTGGCTGAGGAGGAGGATTGA